Proteins from a genomic interval of Yarrowia lipolytica chromosome 1E, complete sequence:
- a CDS encoding uncharacterized protein (Compare to YALI0E08030g, similar to uniprot|P40416 Saccharomyces cerevisiae YMR301c ATM1 ATP-binding cassette transporter protein mitochondrial), which yields MNMRVSVARAGHVLGHVRGLSPALSTRSMWLSLPRSGYGSVATLTSKRVLACLTPLRQFSTSPAVSNANHKNVDNINKSPANDAANNAVEKGDKPTTSPEKLATKAEKSSANSVKAAANALGESNLSNSEQRRLDWIIMKDMLKYIWPKGKTSVKFRVLVAVALLVGAKLLNVQVPFFFKEIIDDMNIEWNSATALGVGITALIFSYGAARFGAVLFGELRNAIFASVAQKAIKEVATNVFRHLLKLDMAFHLSRQTGGITRAIDRGTKGISFVLSSMVFHIIPIALEISLVCGILSYNFGWKYALVTGATMVSYAIFTITTTSWRTKFRRNANRADNEASNVCLDSLINIEAVKSFGNEGYMVDKYQSALTKYEKASIKIATSLAFLNSGQNLIFSSALTAMMYMTCCGVADGSLTVGDLVLVNQLVFQLSVPLNFLGSVYRDLRQSLLDMGSLFSLQKVAGQIQESPNAKPLQLTNGEIRFENVTYGYHPDRPILKNASFVIPGGLKTAIVGPSGSGKSTILKLAFRFYDTQEGRILIDGQDVREVTLASLRSAIGVVPQDTPLFNDSIMNNIRFGRLEADDKEVENAACAAKLDALVRQLPDGWNTNVGERGMMISGGEKQRLAVARVLLKNSPVVFLDEATSALDTNTERQLLANMDQVLGDKTCVAIAHRLRTVADSDKIICLNQGGVEEEGTQAELLLKDGLYKSMWDAQEQVELGEEGIKEAEEKAAKKDV from the coding sequence ATGAACATGCGGGTGAGTGTGGCGCGGGCCGGTCACGtgctgggtcacgtgagggGGCTCTCTCCAGCCCTTTCGACCAGATCAATGTGGTTGTCTTTACCGAGATCAGGCTATGGATCTGTGGCTACTTTGACATCTAAGCGGGTGTTGGCGTGTTTGACGCCTTTACGACAGTTTTCCACGTCTCCGGCGGTTTCCAACGCCAACCACAAGAATGtcgacaacatcaacaagagtCCTGCAAACGACGCCGCCAACAATGCAGTGGAGAAGGGTGACAAGCCGACCACGTCTCCGGAGAAACTGGCCACCAAGGCAGAAAAGTCTTCGGCCAACTCAGTGAAAGCAGCCGCCAATGCTCTGGGCGAATCCAACCTCTCCAACTCGGAACAACGACGGCTCGACTGGATCATCATGAAGGACATGCTCAAGTACATCTGGCCCAAGGGCAAGACGTCAGTCAAGTTCCGAGTACTTGTGGCCGTGGCTCTGCTTGTGGGCGCCAAGCTTCTCAACGTCCAGGTAcccttctttttcaagGAGATCATTGACGACATGAACATTGAGTGGAACTCCGCCACTGCTCTTGGAGTGGGTATCACCGCTTTGATCTTCTCGTATGGAGCGGCCCGGTTTGGAGCAGTGCTGTTTGGAGAGCTGCGAAACGCCATTTTCGCGTCGGTGGCCCagaaggccatcaaggaggtggccaCCAATGTGTTCCGACACCTGCTCAAGCTCGACATGGCCTTCCATCTCAGCAGACAGACTGGAGGCATTACTCGAGCCATTGACCGAGGAACCAAGGGTATTTCGTTTGTTCTTTCGTCCATGGTGTTCCATATCATCCCCATTGCACTGGAAATCTCTCTGGTCTGTGGAATTCTGTCCTACAACTTTGGCTGGAAGTATGCTCTTGTTACCGGAGCTACCATGGTTTCCTATGCGATTTTCACCATTACCACCACCTCGTGGCGAACAAAATTCCGACGAAATGCCAATCGGGCTGATAACGAGGCCTCCAACGTGTGTCTGGACTCGCTCATCAACATTGAGGCGGTCAAGTCGTTTGGAAATGAGGGATACATGGTCGATAAGTACCAGAGTGCTTTGACCAAGTACGAGAAGGCTAGTATCAAGATTGCCACTTCTCTAGCCTTCCTCAACTCCGGCCAGAACCTCATTTTCTCGTCCGCTCTCACTGCTATGATGTACATGACCTGCTGCGGGGTTGCTGATGGATCCCTGACCGTTGGAGACCTTGTTCTGGTCAACCAGCTTGTTTTCCAGCTCTCCGTGCCTCTCAATTTCCTCGGCTCCGTTTACAGAGACCTGCGACAGAGTCTGCTGGACATGGGATCTCTGTTCTCTCTGCAAAAGGTGGCTGGACAGATCCAGGAGTCTCCCAACGCCAAGCCTCTTCAGCTGACCAACGGAGAGATCAGATTTGAGAACGTTACCTATGGGTATCACCCCGATAGACCCATTCTCAAGAATGCGTCGTTTGTGATCCCTGGAGGCCTCAAAACTGCCATTGTCGGACCGTCTGGATCCGGAAAGAGTACCATTCTCAAGCTTGCGTTCCGGTTCTATGATACCCAGGAGGGCCGCATTCTCATTGACGGCCAGGACGTGCGTGAGGTGACTCTGGCTTCTCTCCGGTCTGCTATTGGAGTGGTCCCCCAGGACACTCCTCTTTTCAACGATTCCATCATGAACAACATTCGTTTTGGACGTCTCGAGGctgacgacaaggaggtcGAGAACGCCGCCTGTGCTGCCAAGCTCGATGCTCTAGTCAGACAACTTCCCGACGGCTGGAACACCAATGTCGGAGAGCGAGGCATGATGatttctggaggagaaaaGCAGCGGCTGGCTGTGGCTCGAGTGTTGCTCAAAAACTCGCCCGTGGTGTTCCTGGACGAGGCTACCTCTGCCCTGGACACCAACACCGAGCGTCAGTTGCTCGCCAACATGGACCAGGTTCTTGGCGACAAGACCTGCGTGGCCATTGCCCACCGTCTGCGAACCGTGGCCGACTCGGACAAGATCATTTGTCTTAACCAGGGCGGcgttgaggaggagggtaCGCAGGCCGAGCTGCTTCTCAAGGATGGTCTGTACAAGAGCATGTGGGACGCGCAGGAGCAGGTTGAGCTTGGCGAGGAGGGcatcaaggaggctgaagAGAAGGCCGCGAAGAAGGACGTGTAA
- a CDS encoding uncharacterized protein (Compare to YALI0E08052g, weakly similar to DEHA0E14619g Debaryomyces hansenii) — MSGAIVDTLNVAFTAGSVVADTFGIRALLEFNRYGTATVAPLPTQNLKAYYIRRNRRDRNRMVNVFAGNGQLVYTIERKTQFSTVWSVLSTDRREVATVNAGLFNRCFDFHNKPEVQHRDLLAETGLTGIYRKFYLADGAAYEWSRSSGFLERIVNPGGGDEEIRQRVAKARLMRQFRFDYELVVDESGIDADVAIVTGFITMLCSWGLGNSTATRGPTYIPGNPGPNPAPRPLPMPTPAPGYPLLPPGGPLPGPMSDPNNGVELVIHSGSGTQNATTTVSLDDDNVFLVLDEADEHGNFMSNDELLREVERQLGV; from the coding sequence atgtcaGGAGCCATTGTCGATACCCTCAACGTGGCCTTTACGGCCGGCTCGGTGGTCGCCGACACCTTTGGCATTCGAGCCCTTCTCGAATTCAACAGATACGGCACCGCCACCGTGGCTCCGCTGCCCACCCAGAACCTCAAGGCTTACTACATCCGACGCAACCGACGCGACCGCAACCGAATGGTCAACGTGTTTGCCGGCAACGGCCAGCTCGTCTACACCATTGAGCGGAAGACCCAGTTCTCCACCGTGTGGTCCGTGCTGTCCACAGACCGACGCGAGGTGGCCACCGTCAATGCCGGCCTCTTCAACCGGTGCTTCGACTTCCACAATAAGCCCGAGGTCCAGCACCGAGACTTGCTGGCCGAGACCGGCCTCACCGGCATCTACCGCAAGTTCTACCTTGCTGACGGTGCTGCCTACGAGTGGTCGCGGTCCTCGGGCTTCCTGGAGCGAATCGTCAACCCTGGCGGAGGCGACGAGGAAATCCGACAACGGGTCGCCAAGGCTCGTCTGATGCGACAGTTTCGATTTGACTATGAACTGGTGGTGGATGAGAGCGGCATTGACGCCGACGTGGCTATTGTGACGGGCTTTATCACCATGCTGTGCTCCTGGGGGCTGGGCAACTCCACTGCCACTCGTGGACCCACCTACATCCCCGGTAACCCCGGCCCCAACCCTGCGCCTCGTCCGCTCCCTATGCCTACTCCTGCTCCAGGGTACCCTCTGCTGCCTCCTGGCGGGCCCTTACCCGGCCCCATGTCCGATCCCAACAACGGTGTGGAGCTGGTTATCCACAGTGGGTCTGGTACCCAGAATGCGACCACTACGGTGAGCCTGGACGATGACAATGTGTTTCTGGTGCTGGACGAGGCCGACGAGCACGGAAACTTTATGAGCAATGACGAGCTGTTGCGGGAGGTGGAGCGGCAGCTGGGTGTTTGA
- a CDS encoding uncharacterized protein (Compare to YALI0E08074g, some similarities with DEHA0F23397g Debaryomyces hansenii) gives MTATTIIETPDYFYSSVLPVVQNSFALDHKWADGVLYRDESPQDVIYGDLDQKTGFVLFIHQKWNERDFRELNLIAIAYRHDVHSLRDLVPDHVDWLQSMRNQVVNILPEIYGIKMKNMQPVLYVPYPPGKYHFHFLIREKSSPILQEELRSGRALLLDHVINQLQQGVFYRDVTLKFEVNQ, from the coding sequence ATGACCGCGACTACCATCATCGAAACGCCGGATTACTTCTATTCCTCTGTGCTCCCCGTGGTCCAAAACTCGTTCGCTCTAGACCACAAGTGGGCCGATGGAGTGCTATATAGAGACGAGTCTCCCCAGGACGTGATTTACGGCGACCTGGACCAGAAGACGGGCTTTGTGCTGTTTATCCACCAGAAGTGGAACGAGCGGGACTTTCGAGAGCTCAATTTGATCGCCATTGCCTACAGACACGACGTTCACAGCCTCCGCGACTTGGTTCCAGACCATGTGGACTGGCTACAGAGCATGCGAAACCAGGTGGTCAATATCCTGCCTGAGATCTACGGAATCAAAATGAAGAACATGCAGCCGGTTCTCTACGTGCCCTACCCCCCTGGCAAGTACCATTTCCATTTTCTGATCCGAGAAAAGTCTTCCCCGATCTTGCAGGAAGAGCTCCGAAGTGGCCGGGCTCTACTGCTGGACCATGTCATTAACCAGCTTCAGCAGGGGGTTTTTTACCGAGACGTGACTCTGAAGTTTGAGGTGAACCAGTAG